Genomic window (Mycolicibacterium smegmatis):
GGTGGCCGCGGCGGGTCTGGTCGCCCTCGGGCTGTGGCGCGTGGCAGAAGCGGTGATCGGATCGAAGCCGGGGGAGAGCCGCGGAGGAGGCAACAACGCGGCCTCGAATCCAGCCTGGAAGCGTGCCAAAGCGCTGGGGCTGGCGATCGTCAACTTCGCGATCGCGCTGTCGGCGGCACGTTTCGCCACGGGCGGCGGACAGTCCAGTGGCGAGCAGAACGCCGGACTGTCAGCCCAGCTGATGCAGACCGGCTGGGGCAAGCTCGTCCTCATCGCGGCCGGCCTCGGCGTGGCCGCTGTCGGCGCTTACCACATCTACAAAGGCGTGACGCAGAAGTTCTTCAAGGACCTGCGCGTGCGAGGGGGCACCGTGATCACCGCGGTCGGCGTCACCGGCTATGCGGCCAAGGGCGCCGTCCTCGCCGGTGCGGGACTGCTGGTGATCGTTGCGACACTGCGAGCCGACCCGGCCAAGGCGGCGGGACTCGACGCTGCGGTCAAGACTCTCGGCGAGGCGCCCTTCGGCAAGTTCCTGCTCGTGGCGGCCGCACTGGGGATCGCGGCTTTCGGACTGTACAACTTCGTTCGCAGCCGCCACGGCCGGATGTGACCTACCCGGTGTTGGCCCCCTGCAGCTTGGCCAGGAACTCATGGCATCGCTTGGCACGGTCGGCATCCTCTGCCATGACATGTTCGAAGAAGGATGCGACATCGTCGAGGCCGGCGTTCTTGGCGTCGCGG
Coding sequences:
- a CDS encoding DUF1206 domain-containing protein, which gives rise to MSVSARPVHGVLDKATDSTAFEYTARAGFAASGVLHLLVAYIILRLAFGSGGNADQSGALATLAAQPGGAVVLWVAAAGLVALGLWRVAEAVIGSKPGESRGGGNNAASNPAWKRAKALGLAIVNFAIALSAARFATGGGQSSGEQNAGLSAQLMQTGWGKLVLIAAGLGVAAVGAYHIYKGVTQKFFKDLRVRGGTVITAVGVTGYAAKGAVLAGAGLLVIVATLRADPAKAAGLDAAVKTLGEAPFGKFLLVAAALGIAAFGLYNFVRSRHGRM